One genomic window of Oncorhynchus clarkii lewisi isolate Uvic-CL-2024 chromosome 5, UVic_Ocla_1.0, whole genome shotgun sequence includes the following:
- the LOC139409637 gene encoding uncharacterized protein, with translation MAQDTCLTGFRLAGVVLAALIVNAACLIWIYSAKPVESPSGAGGGLIHDLGKFLSPSSNSSLFLKASHPTKQTKQIFGELEWEEEGKEIGSMFLTKNRTHIQVTMAGWYVVFVQATFKLPAGNDTRDLMLRLDFTYQERTDQFASAFDTRQLLEEEQDAPLSFSVLLRMEPENRLSVMASHRQWVDYESRPVSTFITIIRCSD, from the exons ATGGCACAAGACACTTGTCTCACAGGCTTTCGACTTGCCGGGGTTGTCCTTGCAGCATTGATTGTCAATGCAGCGTGTTTGATCTGGATTTATTCTGCTAAG CCGGTTGAATCACCGTCAGGAGCTGGTGGAGGTCTAATTCATG ACTTGGGGAAATTTCTCAGTCCCTCCTCCAATTCCAGTTTGTTCCTTAAAG CCTCTCACCCCACAAAACAGACCAAACAGATATTTGGTGAGCTGGAgtgggaagaggaggggaaggagattGGCAGCATGTTCCTGACCAAGAACAGGACCCACATCCAGGTGACCATGGCAGGCTGGTATGTGGTCTTTGTCCAAGCCACCTTTAAGCTGCCAGCAGGGAATGACACCAGGGACCTAATGCTACGGCTGGATTTCACCTACCAGGAGCGTACGGACCAGTTTGCCAGTGCCTTTGACACGCGGCAGTTGCTGGAAGAGGAGCAAGACGCCCCATTGAGTTTCTCTGTCCTTTTGCGGATGGAGCCGGAGAATAGACTGTCTGTGATGGCAAGCCACAGGCAGTGGGTTGATTATGAGAGCAGACCAGTCTCTACCTTCATTACTATCATTAGATGCTCTGACTAG